A segment of the Aureliella helgolandensis genome:
TCAATTCCGGTCGGATTCTCCGTGAGCAATTGATCGACGAGCGCCGAGCATGCTTGCCGCACTTTGCCATTGATACGCATCGTGCACGAGCCGCAAACCTCTTCCAAGCAACCCGAATCGTAGGCGATTGGGGCTACCCTAACACCGTCGGCCGTGGTGGGATTGGCAGCGATGCGTTGCAGCAAACTAGTGACGTTCAATCCCGGTTCGTGATCCAAGAGGAAGGTTTGCCAATAGGGCGGCTGCGAGGGGTGATTTTGACGTTCGATACGAACCGCGAATGAGGTTGGCGACATGGAATCTACCGATAGCCAGAGCTGTGTGAAACGTGCACCTGTTGGTGTACAATACTCAAGCGTTGTTGAGATGTCCAGTATGGCCTGAGGTTGGGAAGCAAAAGATGAATCAACCAAACACGATCTTTGATATTTTGGTGATGCTAGCCGACTACCACCGGCAGCGAGCAGCGCAGTACGAGAAGCTGGGCGTTGCAAGTGAAGATCCGAGAGCAAAAATTTTGTTGGAGCGCCTAGTCGAGTTGGAAACGCAGTCGATGAAAGTGATCCAGTCCGAGATGCAGCACATTACGCCGGACCACTCGACTTATCTGCTCTCCGGTCCGAAGCTGAGTGTCGCTGCGCTTCACGCCTCCGAGTGCTGTTGTGCGGGCGAACCGAATTTTCAAGAGACGCTCGCTTGCGCCCTGACGTCGGACGGACGAGTCGATGAATTGCTGGATCGAATTGAGGACTGTAGCGCCGCACCCTCCGTTCTGGAACTAGCCCAACGTCTACGGGAGTTGGAGCATACGAAAGTTCTGCAGATTGCAAAATTCACGCGAGAGGATTGACGGTATAGCCATCGAGCAAGACCGCGCAGGTGAAGGTCGAGTCGAAAGTTGCATCCTTGGGGATCGAAATGCTCGCATCGCTGTAGCAGTGACGCAAGCATCTACTGGGAATTAACTACCTTTCCCGCTGCGGGCAGCGTGTGTGCCAGTACTCATTGAGCGCGCATCACCCTCTCGCTGTAGTGTTTCCAACACGCGATTGGGATGGTGCATCTTTTTCCTTGTCGCGTTCGTCGGTACTGGGGCGGCGGTCGGCTTTCGCAAACCATGAGGGCTGAGCCCATCTGAGCCCCACTAAGCCCGGTCGGAGAGCTTGAGGGTTGACGCGATAGGCCCAGCCTGAGACGCGGACGCTAATGCGTTTTATTGAGGATCAGGGTAACCAACACTGAGGAGTCTGTGAGGGCTTCGACCGCGTGGGGTTGGGCGGCTTCGAGGTAAAGCAAGTCTCCGGCGGTCATCTCATGTGTGGTTTCACCGACTGAGAACTTGACGCACCCTTCCAAGCATTGAACTGTGATTTCTCCGGGCGCCTTATGCTCGGCAATCTGCTTGCCGGCGGGAAGCACAAGTCGTATGGCTTCCATCACGTCAGTCTTGAACAGCGTGTGCGTTTTGAGGCTGCCAATCTGGGCGCCGAGTGGTTGCAAATGGATGATTTCGGCAGGGGGAGCATGGTTAATAGCCATCGTTTAGGTCTCGATTTGCAGGTGAATAGGGATGGACGCATAGCCGCTCTCCGGATCGGTTGCCGGCACGACTGTCGCCTGGGGTTGGAAACGAAATGATTGGGTGTGTGCGAATAATTCTTGCAGGAAGACTCGCATTTCCATACGCGCAAGTGGTGCGCCGGGGCAGACATGGATGCCGGCGCCGTACAGCAGGTTGTCTTTCGGGTCGCGATCGAACTTTACGGTGCCCGCATCCTCGAACACCGACTCATCGCGGTTCGCGGAGATCCAGTTCAAGTAGATGCGCTCACCGGCGGCTATGGAATGCTTGTCAAGTTTCACTGGACAGGTGGTCACGCGGCGGTTGCCATGCAATGGATTGTGAACTCTCAAAATTTCATCAATCGCGGCAGGCAATAACGAGGAATCGCGACGTAGGGCCGTTTGATGCTCCGGATGCACAGCGAGGTGATGGATCAAAATACCAATCGACGCCGATATCGTGCCCACTTCGCCGACCGTCCAGTTTCGCAGGATGCTGGAGATCTCCTGGTTGTTGAGCTTCCGCCCGTCAACGCGCTCGTGCATTAAAGCCGCGGTAAGGTCGCTGTCTGCTTTCGATTTGGAGTCGCGTCGTTGCCTGAGTTGCTTTTCGATGAGCAAATCTAACTCGCACGCCAGCGCCGCAAGAACTTCGCGATCAGCCCGGCGGGTCGCATCGTGATGAGCGTCAACCCAACGGACAAGAGTTTCGTGTAGGCTAAGCGGCCAGCCTAAGAACGCACATTGAATTCGCGCTGCAAACGGTTTGGCTAAGGCCCCCATGGCCTCAACGGCACAGCCGCGATGGATATTTTTGACGACCAGTTCAGAGGCGACGATTCGGCAGGTCGGCTCAAAGGCATCCATCCGGTCGTGATTGAAGTACGGTTCGATGATCTGTCGGTAGGTGGCGTGTTCAGGCGGGTCCATGCCATTGGGGACTGAGATGTGCCGAGATACTAGGTTGCTGTACGTTTCATGATCGTGGAGAATTCGCCTCACATCGGCATGCCGAAACACGGACCATCCATGACTTTCGCTGTAAGCCACCGGACAACGGCGTCGCATCGCATCGTATGCGGCGACTTGATCAGTGTCGCCTGGATCGGATGCAGAGGCCCAATCGCGCGAGTTTTCTGAAGAATTCGTATTCATTGGCTTACGCAGAAAAGATGTTGGCCGGTACGCAGGAGTAAACGATGGCTCGCAACTGCAATACCATAAACCATCGGATCACTGTAAGAAAAAATCTATTTGATGTAACTGGCTTTCGGGCACGCCCGCGAACACTTTTTCAGGGCCCGTCTTGGAAGCCGCTTGAACGGCCGGAATGGTGTTGGCCTCGTGCTGCTTCTTTGTGGTCTTCGTGCTGCTTGCATGGATTGGGCGTCGTAAAGTTGGTTGCGAACGCATTGATCGTATTCATCGCCGGGACGAAGAATGACAGTGAATCCGTTCTGCACTACGAAGTATACCAATTGCTCACCGTCGGCTCGGGTGATACCGACTGCGGACGCCCAACACGAATTCCCAATGCGTTTGGCGAATCGCTGCTTACCGATGTCTTGATCGATGCAGTATAACATTCCAACCTTGTTGACGTAGTAGACCAGCCAGCGAAAGCGAGTGGTGGGGGAGTCGTACGAATTTTCCGCTCGGCTCCCCAACGAACTTTACAGCCCGGCTGGCAGTGAGGCTGGTGCAGCACACAGTCTCGTGCAGCACAGAGTGTTGTTGCCAGAGTGTTGTTGCCAGGAAGATGTTGCCAGGAAGATAGCTGGAGTATTTCATCTTCCTGCCTCCATCTTCCTGTCAAAATGTCCGCCTGTGTGCTTTGAACCGATCACGAATGCCTGCAACTCCCAATCCAACCTGAAGCGGCTATTGATCTATTAGCCATTTCAATTTCAGCGTAGTGGTTGCGTCGGCAATGGCCCTGTAGCGACAACACCTTTCCTTGCTCACGCGGCGGGTTGCTATTTCAACAGCCTGTGAGGCGGGGGGGGGGCGGGGAGCTGCCTGCTGGTTGAGAATGGTCGCGAACGAGCGGCTGAAATGCTTCGCAGTGGTGCGTTTGCTTGGTATTGCCCCTCGCCGTTGAGTTTGATTGGGGGCGAGGCTGGTGCAGCACAGAGTGTTGCTGGCAGGAAGATGTTGACAGAAAAATGTTGACAGAAAGATAGAGGCAGGAAGATAGCTGGAGAAATTTATCTTCCTGCCTTCATTTTCCTGTCAGCATGTCTGCCTGGATGCTTTGAACCAATCACGAATTCCTGCAACTCCCAATCCAACCTGAAGCGGCTATTGATTTATTAGCCATTTCAATTGCAGCGTAGTGGTTGCGTCGGCAATGGCCCTGTAGCGAGAACACCTTTCCTTGCTCACGCGGCGGGTTGCTATTTCAACAGCCTGTGAGGCGGTGGGGGCGGGGAGCTGCCTGCTGGTTGAGAATGGTCGCGAACGAGCGGCTGAAATGCTTCGCAGTGGTGCGCTTGCTTGGTATTGCCCCTCGCCGTTGAGTTTGATTGGGGGCGAGTCTGGTGCAGCACAGAGTGTTGCTGGCAGGAAGATGTTGGCAGGAAGATGTTGACAGAAAAATGGAGGCAGGAAGATAGCTGGAGTATTTCATCTTCCTGCCTCCATCTTCCTGCCAAAATGTCCGCCTGGATGCTTTGAACCGATCACGAATGCCTGCAACTTTCAGAATCCAACCTGAAGCGGCTATTGATTCATTAGCCATTTCAATTTCAGCGTAGTGGTTGCGTCGGCAATGGCCCTGTAGCGAGAACACCTTTCCTTGCTCACGTGGCGGGTTGCTATTTCAACAGCCTGTGAGGTGGTGGAGCTGCCTGCTGCCTGCCTTCCACCGGGGCAGTGGATCGGAGGCAGCGACGCTGTCGGCTTTATCTTCCTCCTCGCGACGCGACGCGTACCACCAAGCCATGCCGGAGATTCCCGCCAACAACACGATTACGCTGACGCCAGTCCACACAATATTGTCGCCAGTGGGACGGTTGTCGACGAGTGGCTCATGCGGCCAGTTATTGGTATAGCTGAATGTCTGGAGGGCTTAGGCAAGCCACGACATGGATCAAGCCGGTTGCAGGTCTTCCTTGGGGCCAAAGAACTCGTAGCGCACTCGGTGTTCGTCGACTCCCAGTTGTTGCAAGCTGGCGTGGAGATTCTGCATAAAGGGTTTCGGACCGCAGAAGTAGAAGTCGGCTTCCGAAAACGGTGTCCACTCGCGAAGCAAGTCTGTCGTAATAAAGCCGGTGCCATCGCACTTGCCCTGTTCGACATCACCAGGCAGCGGAGCGTCATAGATGACTTTGGTGTGCAAGTTGGGGCCAGCATCCGACAGATTCCTCAGCTCATCGGCGAACGCGTGTACCTTGCTATTGCGGGCCGCTTGAATGAAATACACCGACGCGTTTGAGTTGGCATGAATGATCGATTTTGCCATCGACAGTAGCGGAGTCACTCCGATTCCTCCCGCAATCAAAACGACCGGCTTCGCAACTGCGGTTGGATCAATCGTGAACTCGCCACAGGGAGGCCCCAGTTGGATGCGGTGACCTTCTTCTATATCATTGTGCAAGTGGCTGGAAATCAACCCATCGGGCGCATCGGCGGCAAGTCGCTCTTCGCGTTTGACACTGATGCGGTAATGCGGTTGACTGGCGCAGTCGGACAAACTGTAATTGCGCGGCGACGTCGGAGTATGAGGGTGGTCGATGTGCACGGTAATGTACTGGCCGGGTTTGAAAGGCGGCAGCGGGCCCTCGTCCTCAGGCTTCAAATAGAAGGACGTTACAATGTCACTTTCGGGAACTTTCTTAGCCACCACGAAGGTGCGTGTACCGTTCCATCCGCCGGGCTGGGACGCTTGCTCATCGTAGATCGCCACTTCTCGGCCGATAAAGATGTCCGCCAAGAATCCGTAGGCCTGCGCGACAGCTTCGATGATTTCGTCGGTCGCCCCATCGCCCATTACGTCTTTGATGGCGGCGAGCAGGTTGGCGCCGACGATCGGATAGTGCTCGGGCTTGATGCCCAGTGAAACGTGCTTCTGCGCGATGAGTTCGACCGCTGGCATTAGCACCGCAGGGTTGTCGATGTGAGTGAAGTAGGCGCAGATCGCTCCGGCCAAGGCCTTCTGTTGGCCGCCAGTGTGCTGGTGTGCCTGGTTGAAGAACGCTTTCACTTCCGGATTGGCCTCGAACATCCGTTCGTAAAACCGTCGCGTGATCGTTTCAGCGTTAGCAGCTACCAACGGGGTGATTTCCTTGACAATCCGTATCGTTTTTTCACTTAGCATGGGCAGGGTTCTCGCGGAGGGATGTCGGAGAGACTATCGGCAGGGATCAAAAGTGTGACTTCCTGATGTGCACCTAAAAGTATAGGTTTGCAATCTGCACGTCAAGGTGTATGTTTGTTGGCTGGCGGAATTTTTCTTCAACCTGGGTGCCCGATGCCTGCCAAGACAATCCTTTACGCAGTGCGCTTGGTCTTCTGCTTGATTCAGCGAGGGGACTGCGGCAAAACGTCATGGTCGACGGCCGCGTGCGCGACCATCACGCCCATCCCGGCCCGCAATCTGCATCAACCGCGGCGATACCTACCGTCTTCCATTTTGCTGGAATCGAGTGGTGAGGCGAGCGTCTGCAGCCCGCTTGCTGCACTAGCGGGCGTCCTTACGAGCTCGGATGGCAGTGGTGCTTTCGACGCCTTGGGGAGACGGTGTCTCAGCTCGGTGCGTCTTGAATCTCAAGCTGCGTTCGCTTTGCGGCACGCTCCGTTTGCTCGTCTCTGCTGGACAACGGAAGCGACGCTTCTGGAGGGTGCCTCTGCGGGCCCGCTCCCCGGCCAGCGTGGAGTCGCTCTATGGGGCAGTTCATGATGACACGCAGCCTCCCAAGCACTGTGGCGACGCTCGATCCCGCATGCTTTTCGATCGTGATGGCAACCGGTATTGTTTCGCTGGCGTGTTGGTACCACGGCACCGCTGGTTCCTGGTGGCACTGCATTGCAATCCTGCTCCTGTGGGCAAATGTTTTGACCTTCAGCCTGCTCACCGGTTTGACAATCGTCCGGATCTCAACTTACTTCCGAAGAGTGATCAACGATCTGCAGGATCCGCGTCGATCTTTCGGAGCGTTCTCCATGGTTGCGGCCAGCTGCGTGCTTGGCAGCCAGCTCTTGTCGATCGCGCAAATGCCGATGGCGGCGATCGCCCTCTGGTGCTGCGGAATCGTGGGCTGGTTTCTGCTGACCTACGGGATTTTCTACAGCCTCACCTTGCAGAAGAGCAAGCCGAACTTGAGAGACGGTGTGCATGGCGGATGGCTATTGGCCGTCGTGGCAGCTCAGGCGGTGTCACTCTTGGGATCCCTGTTGAGCGCGCAATTCAGCTCCAGCCGGGACCTGGTACTATTCTTCTCGCTGACGATGTGGCTGGCCGCCGGGATGCTCTACGTGTGGATCATCGTTTTCGTCTTCTATCGCTACTGCTTTGAACCGGTGGATGTAGATTCCATGACACCTCCCTATTGGATCAACATGGGCGCCATGGCTATTTCGACACTCGCCGGATGTTCCTTGATGGAGGCTTCTGCGAGCTCGGACGCGATGCTCCAGTTCGTCCCGTTTCTCAAGGGCGGGGCACTACTCTGTTGGGCCACGGCGACTTGGTGGATCCCCTTGTTGATTGCCTTTGGCATCTGGCGTCACGCAGGCAATAGGGTTCCGTTTAAATACGATCTGAGCTATTGGAGCATGGTCTTCCCGCTCGGAATGTACTGCGTCGCAACTCACGCAGCGAGCCAGTGTTTTGAGCTCCGCTTTTTGGAACCCGTCAGCTCGGTATTCATGTATGTTGCCCTGGCGGCGTGGACAATGACGGGTGTGGGCATGGCTACAGATCAGCCGGCTGTAAACGAATGAACGGTAATGCCGTTTTTAGTTCCACACTTGTACAAGCCTACGGCTCTTGGCAAGTCCGATTCCCATGCGTCTGTACTGGAACTTCAACCCGAGAGGCTCGAACTC
Coding sequences within it:
- a CDS encoding cupin domain-containing protein encodes the protein MAINHAPPAEIIHLQPLGAQIGSLKTHTLFKTDVMEAIRLVLPAGKQIAEHKAPGEITVQCLEGCVKFSVGETTHEMTAGDLLYLEAAQPHAVEALTDSSVLVTLILNKTH
- a CDS encoding cytochrome P450, with product MNTNSSENSRDWASASDPGDTDQVAAYDAMRRRCPVAYSESHGWSVFRHADVRRILHDHETYSNLVSRHISVPNGMDPPEHATYRQIIEPYFNHDRMDAFEPTCRIVASELVVKNIHRGCAVEAMGALAKPFAARIQCAFLGWPLSLHETLVRWVDAHHDATRRADREVLAALACELDLLIEKQLRQRRDSKSKADSDLTAALMHERVDGRKLNNQEISSILRNWTVGEVGTISASIGILIHHLAVHPEHQTALRRDSSLLPAAIDEILRVHNPLHGNRRVTTCPVKLDKHSIAAGERIYLNWISANRDESVFEDAGTVKFDRDPKDNLLYGAGIHVCPGAPLARMEMRVFLQELFAHTQSFRFQPQATVVPATDPESGYASIPIHLQIET
- the hmpA gene encoding NO-inducible flavohemoprotein, producing MLSEKTIRIVKEITPLVAANAETITRRFYERMFEANPEVKAFFNQAHQHTGGQQKALAGAICAYFTHIDNPAVLMPAVELIAQKHVSLGIKPEHYPIVGANLLAAIKDVMGDGATDEIIEAVAQAYGFLADIFIGREVAIYDEQASQPGGWNGTRTFVVAKKVPESDIVTSFYLKPEDEGPLPPFKPGQYITVHIDHPHTPTSPRNYSLSDCASQPHYRISVKREERLAADAPDGLISSHLHNDIEEGHRIQLGPPCGEFTIDPTAVAKPVVLIAGGIGVTPLLSMAKSIIHANSNASVYFIQAARNSKVHAFADELRNLSDAGPNLHTKVIYDAPLPGDVEQGKCDGTGFITTDLLREWTPFSEADFYFCGPKPFMQNLHASLQQLGVDEHRVRYEFFGPKEDLQPA
- a CDS encoding tellurite resistance/C4-dicarboxylate transporter family protein, whose product is MMTRSLPSTVATLDPACFSIVMATGIVSLACWYHGTAGSWWHCIAILLLWANVLTFSLLTGLTIVRISTYFRRVINDLQDPRRSFGAFSMVAASCVLGSQLLSIAQMPMAAIALWCCGIVGWFLLTYGIFYSLTLQKSKPNLRDGVHGGWLLAVVAAQAVSLLGSLLSAQFSSSRDLVLFFSLTMWLAAGMLYVWIIVFVFYRYCFEPVDVDSMTPPYWINMGAMAISTLAGCSLMEASASSDAMLQFVPFLKGGALLCWATATWWIPLLIAFGIWRHAGNRVPFKYDLSYWSMVFPLGMYCVATHAASQCFELRFLEPVSSVFMYVALAAWTMTGVGMATDQPAVNE